The Sinorhizobium fredii USDA 257 region GGAAGTCGCCAAGGTGATGGACTACCTCGCCCGCGAGGACATCGTGAAGGAATTCTCGGAGCGCACGTTGTTCCTGCCCGCGCATAAGGGCGTCCTTGCGAAGGGGCTCGACTTCAAAACCGACGACCCCCAGGCGAAAGCTGCGCTCGCCGAATTCATCGACGCAAGCAAGACGCTGTCCGATCTCGCCCGCAAGCTGCCCGGCTGGCACTGGTCCGATACGGTCTATGGGGCCCTCGTCACCCGTGTGAGCCAGGCTGCCGCCGGCGAGATGCCGCTCCAGGAGGCGGTCACCCGCATCGATGCCGACATTGCCGCCAAGGTGAAGGATTCGGGTCTCTAGACACGGTCACCAAAACGCGGCCGACGGCACCAAGCCTCCAGGACGGAGTGCGCCGTCGGCCACGCGCCATCCGCGCGCCACAGCACGTTGAAGCGCCAGATACCGGGCTGTGACGCAACTTATGGTCACTCGCTATCTGCGTCGTCAGGGAGGCAAACGATGAAGGCAGAAACTCCTAGACCGACCGGCTCGGGTTTCGGCGAAGCGATCATGATCCCGGTCCGTCTCGCGATGGGCCTGATCGACGCACCCCTGCGCTGGGTGCAACGCAAGCTTGGCCTTGGCGGCATGGCGGCCTTTTTCCTGCTGCCCAACATGCTGATCTTCGGCATCTTCGTGCTGCTGCCTTTCTTCATCAACTTCGCCTATTCGATGACCGGCGGAACGGCGCTCTTCCTCGACGACCGAACCTTCGTCGGCACGGATCAATACGTCCGGCTTTTCGATTGCTCAAACTATCTCGACCCGAATAGCTGCACCGAGGACACCTTCTGGACCGCCGTCGGCAACACTGCCTGGTTCGTCGTTCTGCAGGTGACGCTGATGATCCTCTTCTCGCTCGTCACCGCGCTGATCCTCAACCGCGAGCTGATGGCGCGCAGCTTCTGGCGAGCCGTCTTCTTCTTTCCCGTCCTTTTGTCCCCCGTCGTCGTCGGCCTGATCTGGAAATGGATCCTGCAGCGGCAGGGCCTGTTGAACTTCGCGCTCTACGGCTTCGGGTTCCAGCCTTATACCTGGCTCAACGACCGCAACTGGGCCTTTGCCGCAGCGGTCGGCGTCTCGATCTGGGCGCATATGGGTTTCTACACGCTGATCCTGCTTGCCGGCCTGCAGGCCATCCCGAAGGATCTCTACGAAGCAGCCGAGATGGACGGCACCCGGCCGGCGCGCGCCTTTTGGCGCATCACCTTGCCGCTGCTCATGCCCAACCTGCTCGTCGTCATCGTGCTCGTCCTCATCCGAGCCGTGCAGATCTTCGACGAGGTCTACGTCCTCACCGGCGGCGGTCCGGGCACCAGTACGCTCTATCTCACGCAATACATTTACGAGACCGGTTTTGCGACGCAGTTGCGAAACCCCGGCCTTGCCGCAGCCGCGTCGATCCTCATGGGCGTCGTGCTCATCGTCCTGACACTGATCCAGCTTGGACTCGGCCGCTCCAGTGAGAAAAATGGGAGCCGCAAATGAGCAGGATTGCCGCATTCATCTTCCGACGCAAAGGCCGCAACGGCTGGCACTGGACGGATATCGTAACCTGGATCTGGTTGGTCGGCGGCCTTTTCATCATGTTCGGCCCTGCCGTCTGGCTCGTCGGCTCGTCCTTCAAGTCGCCGGCGGCGCTCGCCGAATTCCCGCCGACGATCCTGCCCTATGTCACCCAGAAGGCGACCGTCGACGGCTATGACAAGCCACTTGATCTCTACGACGTGACGCTGCCGGACGGCAACAAGGCGGTTTTGGCCGAGGTCCGCCGCATCGGCGTCATCAGCCAGATGGTCGATCCGGAAAAACCGGGAGAGATCATCAAGGTCAACATAGCGCAGCGCAAGCCGGTCAGGACCATGGCTTTCGCGACGACCAACTATACCGAGCCGTTCATCCATTTCGACTTCGTGCGTTACCTCTGGAATTCTGTCTTCGTGACTGTGACGGCAACGCTGATCACCCTCGTCGTCAACTCGATGGCAGCCTTCGCGCTCAGCAAATACGAATTCCGCGGGCGAAGCTTCGCAATGCTCCTGATCCTCGCGACGCTGATGGTGCCGCTTTCGGTCATCATGGTGCCGCTTTATTCGATCGTCTCGGCACTCGGCCTCTTCAACAACCTCTGGGGCGTGATCCTGCCGACGGTGGCAACGCCGACCGGCGTATTCATCCTCCGCCAGTACATGCTTACAATTCCCGACGAATTGATCGACGCCGCACGCATGGACAAGGCCTCGGAGTGGCAGATCTACTGGCGCATCGTCCTGCCGCTGACGGCGCCGGCTCTTGCCGTTCTTGCGATCTTCTCCGTCGTCTGGCGCTGGAACGATTTCCTCTGGCCGCTGATCGTGCTGTCGCGCAAGGAGCTCTATACGTTGCAGGTCGGCTTGAGCATCTATTCCGGCGAACTCAACGTGCAGTGGCACTTCATTCTCGCCATGACCGTCGTGACCATGATCCCGGTCGTTCTGGTCTTCATCTTCCTGCAGCGCTTTATCACCACCGGCATTGCCGGAACCGGACTGAAATAAGGGGGGCACCATGGGCCACATCAAGCTCAGCAACGTGACCAAGTCATTCGGCGCCGTCGACGTGCTTCATGACATCAACCTGGAGATCAAGGACGGCGAGTTCGTCGTCTTCGTCGGACCGTCCGGCTGCGGCAAGTCCACGCTCCTGCGCACGATCGCGGGCCTGGAAAAGCCGACGGGCGGCGAGCTTGCCATCGACGGCAAGGTGGTCAACACGGTGCCCGCCGCTGATCGCGGGCTCGCCATGGTCTTCCAGTCCTACGCGCTCTATCCCCATATGAGCGTGCGCCAGAACCTCGCCTTCGGCCTCGAAAACACCAAGATGCCCAAGGACGAGATCGCCGAGCGTATCGCCGAGGCGGCGCGCATGCTCGAGATCGAGCCCTATCTCGATCGCCGGCCCGGCCAGCTTTCCGGCGGGCAGCGCCAGCGCGTCGCAATCGGCCGCGCAATCGTGCGCCGGCCGGTCGGCTTCCTGCTCGACGAGCCGCTGTCGAACCTCGACGCCGAACTCCGCGGCTCGACGCGCGCCGAACTTGCGGCGCTGCACGCTCGCCTTTCAGCCACGATGATCTATGTGACCCACGACCAGATCGAGGCGATGACGCTCGCCGACCGGATCGTCGTGCTCCGCGCCGGGCGGATCGAACAGGTCGGCACACCTCTGGAGCTCTATAACCGGCCGGCAAACCGCTTCGTGGCCGGCTTCATCGGCTCGCCGCACATGAATTTCCTCGAAGGCATGGTCGAAGCGGTTCCTTCGCAGAAGGCGATCGCGACACTCGCCGGGGGGCATCGGCTGGAGCTTCCGGTCGGCGCCGACATCGAAACGGGATCGCGCATCACCCTCGGCGTCAGGCCGCAGCACATCGCCCTCGGCGCCGGCGACAACAGCATTCCGGCAAAGGTCAGGCTCGTCGAGGCGCTCGGCTCGGAAACGGTGCTGCATGCCGACGTCGCCGGACAGAAGGTTCTGGTCGTCGCTCCCGGCCAGCACGACCTTTCGCCGGGTGCCGACATCGACCTGTCGCTATCGGCCGCCCCTATCCATCTCTTCAACGAAAGAGGGCTTCGCCTTGAACGCGCTGTTTGATCTTACCGGCAAGACGGCACTCGTGACCGGCGCCCGGACGGGCCTCGGCCAGGGAATGGCATTGGCGCTCGCACGGGCGGGCGCCAATGTCGCGGCGCTCGGCTCCTCGCCGATGGCACAAACAGCAGAGCTGGTTCAGCAAGCGGGCGTACGCTTCCGCGCCCTGCAGGTTGACCTGTCGAAGCCATTCGACGCGGCCGCGCTTGTCGACGAGGTCGTAACCGCCTTCGGCGGCATCGACATCCTCGTGAACAATGCCGGCATCATTCGCCGTGCCGACCTCCTCGACTATACCGAGGAAGATTGGGACAGCGTCATCGACGTCAATCTGAAGGCTGTATTCTTCCTGTCGCAAGCGGTCGCCCGGCACATGGTAGGGACCGGACGCGCCGGGCGGCTCATCAACATCGCCTCCATGCTGACATTCCAGGGCGGGATCCGCGTCCCGGCCTATTCCGCTTCGAAGCACGGCGTCGCGGGCCTCACCAAGGCCATGGCGAACGAACTGGCCCCGCATGGAATAACCGTTAACGCCATCGCCCCGGGCTATATGGCAACCGACAACACCGAGGCGCTGCGCAATGATGCCGAGCGCAACGCCCAGATTTCGGCACGCATCCCGATGGGGCGCTGGGGCACCCCGGGCGACCTGAGCACCGCGGTCCTCTTCTTTGCCTCCCCAGCCTCCGCCTATGTGACCGGTACTGTGCTCCCTGTCGACGGCGGCTGGCTGGTTCGCTAGTGCTGCGTTCTTCCGAGGGCTACCGTCCAGCGAAGCTCTGCCATCAATGCGAAGCCGCCGTACCCGATCCAGGCCCTAGAAGAATCTCGGCGCGCGAAGCAAATTGAATCTAAGTTGAATCTATAGTTATTTGATACCGCCGGATGCCTGACAGCGTTTGGAATTGGCACGCGCAGCCGGGCTGGGAAAGACGCGGCCATCAACGCCCGCTGAACCACCGCCTCCAGTTCGCAAGAAGATTGGTCTCGAGTTTAGACTGAGGCTGTGGGTCTGGAATAAATGTCGCAAGCGAGCATGTCACGAAGGCGGAGCCCGCCGGACTGAGAAACCAATCCATGCAGGCGGATGGAGTCCGTCCGCGGCTTTCAACCACGAGGAGGAGAAGACTATGCCAGGCAAGAAGATTCTCATGCTTACCGGTGATTTCACCGAAGAATACGAAATCTTCGTCTTCCAGCAGGCCATGGAGGCCGTCGGTCATACGGTCCATGTCGTCTGCCCGGACAAGAAGGCCGGCGACATACTGCGGACCTCCCTGCACGACTTCGAAGGCGACCAGACCTACACCGAGAAACTCGGCCACAATGTCGTCATCAACAAGACGTTCGCGGAAGCAGAAACTCAACTCGACGAGTATCACGCCGTTTACTGCGCCGGTGGCCGCGGACCGGAATACATCCGCACCGACAAGCGCGTGCAGGCCATCGTGCGGCATTTCCACGAAAAGCAGAAGCCGATTTTCACGATCTGCCACGGCGTACAAATTCTGGTCGCCGTCGACGGTGTCGTGCGCGGCAAGAAGGTCGGCGCTCTGGGCGCCTGCGAGCCGGAAGTCACGCTGGCCGGCGGCACCTATATCGACCTCTCCCCCACCGAGGCCTATGTCGACGGCACGATGGTATCGGCAAAGGGCTGGACGGCCCTTGCCGCCTTCATGCGGGAGTGCCTTAAGGTTCTCGGCACCGAGATCTACCACAATTGATGGACTGCGAGCCCGGCTCACGATCGTGCGCCAGGCTCCGTCTTCCCGCAGGAGTTTCGCCCGCCGCTATAGCGCGCCGCGGTTCCAGCCGCGCCCTCTGTTGCCGAACATCTCGTATCCGTCCTTCGTGACGGCGAGCGTGTCCTCGAGCTTGATGAAACCGCGCTTCGGGTGAAGCATCGTCGTTTCGACGGAAATGACCATGCCTGCCTCCAGAGGTCGATCCGCGTCGACGCCTTCATAGGCGACCGGGTGGTTGGTCATCAGGAAAGGTGCTTCGTGGCTGATGAGACCCATGCCGTGGCAGAAGAAGTCGGTAAAGGCGGCCGAAGGCGAGCTTTTCAAAACCTCTTCCGCCGCCGCAATCATTTCGCGGCCCGAAGCCCCGGCCGTGATCCTGGCGAAGGCCGCCTGCTGGATCGACTCGACTTCAGCTAACAGATCCTCGAGCTCAGAATCGGGCTCGCCGAGCACGCCCATGCGGCAAAGGTCACCGATATAGCCGTGATAGTTGCCGCCGGAATCGATCGAAAGCACCTCGCCCTTCGCCCACGCCTGCGGCGAGGCCGCACGGTTGTGACTGGCGCCGAGGGTCAGCAGGCAATACTCGAAATGCAGGCCGCGATTGGTCTCCTCCCGCCTGAGGCGTTCAATGATCTCCGCCTTGGTGGATCCCTCCCGTGCCGCCGCGATGGTGGCGAGCATGGAATCGGTGATCAGCTCGGAGGCAAGCTTGAGTTTTTCCAACTCCTGCGGCGTCTTGATAGCGCGCAGTCGCTCGAGCGTGTGCGTCGCGTCCACAAAACGCGAACCCTCAAGACGAGAAGTAAGCAGGTCCCGCGCATCGGAGGGCAGGAAGGGCGGCTCGATGCCGATGCGAGCACCCGCCTTGCCGATCTTCTTCAGGTGCTCGACCGCGAGCGCTGCCGCATCGAGCGTACCCCAGGTCGCAGTATGGACGGCGGGCGTCCAGAAGGGGTTGTTCTGATGTTCTCCCCCTTCCATGCGGTTGCCAACATAGGCTGAGTGCTCGGGTGAGCCCTTCTCATAAACGACGATCGGCAGATAACGGCTGTGGCCGATCGCATCCATTGCGGCGAAGAAGATGAACTTGTAGCCACCCAGCAGGTACTGCGTATTGTGCTTGGAGGTGGCGAGCAGCACGTCGATACCCGCCTCCTCCATCAGCCTGTCGAGTTTCGCCGCATCGAAGGGCGGTTCCGCCGCCTGCGCTTCGCTTGGACTGATGTTCACGGGTTTTCTCCTGTGCGCCTTCAGGTAACAGGCGGGATTAATCGGAAATCCGGCAGGTCGCGAAGCGCGCGCTCGGGGCCGGCAGGCGAATAGACGACAAACAGTTGCATAGGACCGGATCCCGTGTTCTTCGTCGAGTGGAACCGGCTTTCCGGTACATAGACCGTGCAACCGGGCCCGACCTTCTGCGTCACCGGATTACCGTTCTCGTCCTCCACCATTTGTTCGCCCTCGCCCGAAATGACGAAGATGATCTCCTCAGAGCCGGGATGATTGTGACGCGCATGCCCCTCGCCGCTCGGCAAGTCCACCACACCACCCGAGAAGCGCTCGGCCCCGTTGACCTCCGGCGCGACGGTAAGCGCAAGCCGACCCCAGTCGAAGCCGAAGCTCGCTACATCCATCGGGTAGAGAAAATATCTGTCCTTCGCCATGCCGCGGCCTCCTCCGCATCTTTGCCTCGCTTCAGACCACCGTACCGATGGCAAGCGCCTTGAAGTCTTCCGTCTGCTTGCGGATCGCCACCTCGGCAGGCAGGCGCTCCATGGAGCTTGCGCCATAAAAACCATTGCAGCTTGGGCAATGATCCAGGATGTAGCGTGCATCTTCCGGCATCGAAATCGGGCCCCCGTGGCAAAGCACGATGACGTCCTTCCGTACTGAGCGTGCGGCCGCCGCTATCGCGTCGATCTCCCTCACGCAGTCGTCAAGCGACATCGCGGAAGTGGCGCCGATCGCGCCGCCCGTGGTAACGCCCATATGCGCGACGACGATGTCTGCACCCGCCTTCGTCATCGCGATCGCCTCTTCCTCATTGAAGACATAGGGTGTCGTCAGCAGGTCCAGCCGGTGGGCCTCGGCGATCATGTCCACCTCAAGACCGTAGCCCATGCCGGTCTCCTCGAAGCTCCGCCGCATCCGTCCGTCGAAGAGTCCAATGGTCGGGAAATTCTGTACGCCGGAAAAGCCCATGGCCTTCAGTTCCGCGAGAAACTGCGGCATGAAAACGAATGGGTCAGTGCCGTTGACGCCTGCGAGTACCGGTGTCGCCTTCACGACCGGAAGCACCTCCAGGGCCATTTCCTTCACGATCTCATTGGCATTTCCATAGGCGAGCAGCCCGGCCGCCGAACCACGGCCCGCCATTCGGTAGCGGCCGGAGTTATAGATGATGATGAGGTCGATGCCGCCCGCCTCCTCGGCCTTGGCCGAAATCCCCGTGCCGGCCCCACCTCCGACGATCGGCTTGCCGGCGGCGATCATGCCGTGGAACTGTTCAAGAATGGTCTTGCGGGGGATTATTGGCATCGGTGTCTCTTTCAGGAGTTGGCGATATCTCGGTAGGCGGCGACTGCGGCCTCGGCGAACTGCGGATCGTTGATGTGGAGCGGAAGCCGTTCGATGCGGCGCGCGTCGATTCTTTCGACGGTGGTTTCCAGTGCCTCGAAGAGCGCCGCATCCGCGGCAGGATCGAAGAAGGCGCCGCCCTCGATATCGAGCGCCGACACGCCTCTCTCCGGAATCAGGAACCGGAGCGGGCCTTTGCAGAGGTTCAGCTTTGCGCCAATCCACCTTCCGATCGCGGCGCACTCCTCCGCCGACGTGCGCAGGAGCGTGACGTTCGGATTGTGGCGGTATAAGAGCCGGCCGGCATAACGCTCCGGCACCGTCTCGGGCGCCCAGAAGTTCACCATATCCAACGCCCCGACGGAGCCGACATAGGGCAATTCGGTGCGCACAATTGCGCCGAAACGATCCTCCGTCGCCGGGAGAACGCCGCCGAAGAGGAAATCGCAGACCTCCGTCGTCGTGATGTCGAGCACGCCGGAAAGAAGTCCGCTGTCTGCAAGCTTCTCCATCGTGCGTCCGCCGGTGCCCGTGGCGTGGAAGACCATGCAGTCATGGTCGGCCTTCAGTCGTTCGACGATGGCAGTCACACAGGGCGTCGTCACGCCGAACATGGTAAGGCCGAGAGCGGGCTTCGAGGCCGTTTCCTTCACCGGCCCCTTCGCCATAGCGGTGATCGCCTCGGCGGCGTTTTTCAGGATCATGCGGCTTAGGCGGTTGAGCCCAACCATGTCGGTGACCGACGGCATCATGATGATGTCGGAGACGTCGACATAAGGCGCCGTGTCGCCGGAGGCGAGCGTCGACACCATGACCTTCGGTAGCCCGAGCGGCAGCCTACGCATGCCGGCGGTGATGATCGACGTCCCGCCGCCACCACCGATGCCCACCACGCCGGCGACGTCTTCGCGTTCGGGAAGGAACCGCGCGAAGGCCTCGCCCATCGCGGCGACCGCTGTTCCCCGGTCGTCGCCGGAAAGCACCGCGGCGGCACCGTCCGGATGCGCGGCGGCCACGGTCTCGGCGGAGATGTCGACCGTAATCGTGGGACGACGCGTACCGACATCGACGCGGAAGGGTCGGCCGCCTGCCGCCTCGATCTGGGCCGCAAGATAAGCGAGTTCCTCCCCTTTCGTGTCGGCCGTGCCGACGACGTAGATGCGTTTCATCTCTCCTCCCTGGCGGCTCTGGCCCTCCTCTGCCTTGAAAAGCCGCCTCATGCCCGCCGGTTTGCCGGCTCTTGCAAAATTATGAGATGTGCGTATCGTAAAGACATGGATGTCTCACGTCAACCGAGCGAATCCTCCGCACGCGCCGAACGCGGTCCCCGAGCCCGCACGCGCAAACTCATGTTGGAAACCGCCACACGGCTGATGCAGTCCGGTATCACCC contains the following coding sequences:
- a CDS encoding carbohydrate ABC transporter permease, giving the protein MKAETPRPTGSGFGEAIMIPVRLAMGLIDAPLRWVQRKLGLGGMAAFFLLPNMLIFGIFVLLPFFINFAYSMTGGTALFLDDRTFVGTDQYVRLFDCSNYLDPNSCTEDTFWTAVGNTAWFVVLQVTLMILFSLVTALILNRELMARSFWRAVFFFPVLLSPVVVGLIWKWILQRQGLLNFALYGFGFQPYTWLNDRNWAFAAAVGVSIWAHMGFYTLILLAGLQAIPKDLYEAAEMDGTRPARAFWRITLPLLMPNLLVVIVLVLIRAVQIFDEVYVLTGGGPGTSTLYLTQYIYETGFATQLRNPGLAAAASILMGVVLIVLTLIQLGLGRSSEKNGSRK
- a CDS encoding carbohydrate ABC transporter permease, whose product is MSRIAAFIFRRKGRNGWHWTDIVTWIWLVGGLFIMFGPAVWLVGSSFKSPAALAEFPPTILPYVTQKATVDGYDKPLDLYDVTLPDGNKAVLAEVRRIGVISQMVDPEKPGEIIKVNIAQRKPVRTMAFATTNYTEPFIHFDFVRYLWNSVFVTVTATLITLVVNSMAAFALSKYEFRGRSFAMLLILATLMVPLSVIMVPLYSIVSALGLFNNLWGVILPTVATPTGVFILRQYMLTIPDELIDAARMDKASEWQIYWRIVLPLTAPALAVLAIFSVVWRWNDFLWPLIVLSRKELYTLQVGLSIYSGELNVQWHFILAMTVVTMIPVVLVFIFLQRFITTGIAGTGLK
- a CDS encoding ABC transporter ATP-binding protein; its protein translation is MGHIKLSNVTKSFGAVDVLHDINLEIKDGEFVVFVGPSGCGKSTLLRTIAGLEKPTGGELAIDGKVVNTVPAADRGLAMVFQSYALYPHMSVRQNLAFGLENTKMPKDEIAERIAEAARMLEIEPYLDRRPGQLSGGQRQRVAIGRAIVRRPVGFLLDEPLSNLDAELRGSTRAELAALHARLSATMIYVTHDQIEAMTLADRIVVLRAGRIEQVGTPLELYNRPANRFVAGFIGSPHMNFLEGMVEAVPSQKAIATLAGGHRLELPVGADIETGSRITLGVRPQHIALGAGDNSIPAKVRLVEALGSETVLHADVAGQKVLVVAPGQHDLSPGADIDLSLSAAPIHLFNERGLRLERAV
- the kduD gene encoding 2-dehydro-3-deoxy-D-gluconate 5-dehydrogenase KduD; the encoded protein is MNALFDLTGKTALVTGARTGLGQGMALALARAGANVAALGSSPMAQTAELVQQAGVRFRALQVDLSKPFDAAALVDEVVTAFGGIDILVNNAGIIRRADLLDYTEEDWDSVIDVNLKAVFFLSQAVARHMVGTGRAGRLINIASMLTFQGGIRVPAYSASKHGVAGLTKAMANELAPHGITVNAIAPGYMATDNTEALRNDAERNAQISARIPMGRWGTPGDLSTAVLFFASPASAYVTGTVLPVDGGWLVR
- a CDS encoding DJ-1/PfpI family protein yields the protein MPGKKILMLTGDFTEEYEIFVFQQAMEAVGHTVHVVCPDKKAGDILRTSLHDFEGDQTYTEKLGHNVVINKTFAEAETQLDEYHAVYCAGGRGPEYIRTDKRVQAIVRHFHEKQKPIFTICHGVQILVAVDGVVRGKKVGALGACEPEVTLAGGTYIDLSPTEAYVDGTMVSAKGWTALAAFMRECLKVLGTEIYHN
- a CDS encoding M24 family metallopeptidase, translating into MNISPSEAQAAEPPFDAAKLDRLMEEAGIDVLLATSKHNTQYLLGGYKFIFFAAMDAIGHSRYLPIVVYEKGSPEHSAYVGNRMEGGEHQNNPFWTPAVHTATWGTLDAAALAVEHLKKIGKAGARIGIEPPFLPSDARDLLTSRLEGSRFVDATHTLERLRAIKTPQELEKLKLASELITDSMLATIAAAREGSTKAEIIERLRREETNRGLHFEYCLLTLGASHNRAASPQAWAKGEVLSIDSGGNYHGYIGDLCRMGVLGEPDSELEDLLAEVESIQQAAFARITAGASGREMIAAAEEVLKSSPSAAFTDFFCHGMGLISHEAPFLMTNHPVAYEGVDADRPLEAGMVISVETTMLHPKRGFIKLEDTLAVTKDGYEMFGNRGRGWNRGAL
- a CDS encoding cupin domain-containing protein; protein product: MAKDRYFLYPMDVASFGFDWGRLALTVAPEVNGAERFSGGVVDLPSGEGHARHNHPGSEEIIFVISGEGEQMVEDENGNPVTQKVGPGCTVYVPESRFHSTKNTGSGPMQLFVVYSPAGPERALRDLPDFRLIPPVT
- a CDS encoding phosphoenolpyruvate hydrolase family protein, with product MPIIPRKTILEQFHGMIAAGKPIVGGGAGTGISAKAEEAGGIDLIIIYNSGRYRMAGRGSAAGLLAYGNANEIVKEMALEVLPVVKATPVLAGVNGTDPFVFMPQFLAELKAMGFSGVQNFPTIGLFDGRMRRSFEETGMGYGLEVDMIAEAHRLDLLTTPYVFNEEEAIAMTKAGADIVVAHMGVTTGGAIGATSAMSLDDCVREIDAIAAAARSVRKDVIVLCHGGPISMPEDARYILDHCPSCNGFYGASSMERLPAEVAIRKQTEDFKALAIGTVV
- a CDS encoding Tm-1-like ATP-binding domain-containing protein, yielding MKRIYVVGTADTKGEELAYLAAQIEAAGGRPFRVDVGTRRPTITVDISAETVAAAHPDGAAAVLSGDDRGTAVAAMGEAFARFLPEREDVAGVVGIGGGGGTSIITAGMRRLPLGLPKVMVSTLASGDTAPYVDVSDIIMMPSVTDMVGLNRLSRMILKNAAEAITAMAKGPVKETASKPALGLTMFGVTTPCVTAIVERLKADHDCMVFHATGTGGRTMEKLADSGLLSGVLDITTTEVCDFLFGGVLPATEDRFGAIVRTELPYVGSVGALDMVNFWAPETVPERYAGRLLYRHNPNVTLLRTSAEECAAIGRWIGAKLNLCKGPLRFLIPERGVSALDIEGGAFFDPAADAALFEALETTVERIDARRIERLPLHINDPQFAEAAVAAYRDIANS